One stretch of Roseimicrobium sp. ORNL1 DNA includes these proteins:
- a CDS encoding MIP/aquaporin family protein: protein MSPYLAEVVGTALLILFGDGVVANVLLNKSKGQGGGWIVITAGWGMAVMIAAYSVGTVSGAHLNPAVSIGLAAIGKFDAALVPGYIAAQMVGAMIGAALVWLAYLPHWAVTSDQGAKLGIFCTAPGIRHTPGNLICEIIGTAGLVFGALAIPSESNFTAEGWSTGFGPMLVGLLVFALGLSLGGPTGYAINPARDLGPRIMHALLPIPGKGGSDWGYAWIPVVGPIIGGLIGAGLHHFLFAQKVIEKTTLP, encoded by the coding sequence ATGTCACCCTACCTTGCAGAAGTTGTGGGCACGGCGTTGCTCATCCTTTTTGGAGACGGAGTTGTCGCCAATGTGTTGTTGAACAAATCAAAGGGCCAGGGAGGAGGCTGGATCGTGATTACGGCCGGATGGGGCATGGCGGTCATGATTGCCGCCTACTCCGTCGGCACGGTCAGCGGGGCGCACCTCAATCCCGCGGTATCCATTGGACTGGCCGCCATTGGCAAGTTCGATGCGGCTCTAGTACCTGGATATATTGCCGCCCAAATGGTGGGTGCCATGATCGGGGCCGCGCTGGTATGGCTGGCGTATCTGCCTCACTGGGCCGTCACTTCGGATCAGGGTGCGAAGCTGGGCATCTTCTGCACAGCGCCGGGCATTCGCCATACACCGGGAAACCTCATCTGTGAGATTATCGGCACGGCGGGGCTGGTCTTTGGCGCGCTGGCGATTCCTTCAGAAAGCAATTTCACCGCTGAGGGTTGGTCCACCGGGTTCGGTCCAATGCTGGTGGGGTTGTTGGTATTTGCCCTCGGTTTGTCACTGGGAGGTCCAACGGGATATGCCATCAATCCTGCGCGAGACCTTGGACCACGCATCATGCATGCGTTGTTGCCCATTCCCGGCAAGGGCGGTTCTGATTGGGGCTATGCATGGATACCCGTTGTGGGACCAATCATCGGCGGATTGATCGGCGCCGGACTACATCACTTCCTTTTTGCCCAGAAAGTCATCGAGAAAACCACACTTCCCTGA
- a CDS encoding GNAT family N-acetyltransferase, producing the protein MNIRPYQSGDLEEMRRITIEGFDGTAIDQHVERNFGPLAGHDWRWRKARQVDEDCEVNPDGVFVAEEDGIVLGYISTRIDRAVGKGRIPNLAVDSNAQGRGIGRNLIERAIEYCRGEGVAYVMIETMANNVVGQHLYPSCGFVEVGRQIHYAKKV; encoded by the coding sequence ATGAACATACGACCTTATCAGAGCGGTGATCTGGAAGAGATGCGGCGCATCACCATCGAAGGATTCGACGGCACGGCGATCGATCAACATGTGGAGCGTAACTTTGGACCACTCGCCGGGCATGACTGGCGCTGGCGGAAGGCGCGTCAGGTGGATGAAGACTGCGAGGTGAATCCCGATGGCGTGTTCGTGGCGGAGGAGGACGGCATCGTATTGGGGTACATTTCCACACGCATTGACAGGGCCGTGGGCAAAGGGCGCATCCCCAACCTCGCCGTGGACAGCAATGCGCAAGGGCGTGGCATTGGGCGCAACCTCATCGAGCGTGCCATTGAGTACTGCCGGGGCGAGGGCGTGGCGTATGTGATGATTGAGACGATGGCGAACAACGTCGTGGGCCAACATCTCTACCCCTCGTGTGGATTCGTGGAAGTGGGACGTCAGATCCATTATGCGAAGAAGGTATGA
- the vccD gene encoding Verru_Chthon cassette protein D, protein MKLSSSFHSKKARALRNPASLQRSAAFTLIEMLLVVAIIGILVGLATPTLFRTLQGNRLTTAGERLLNQIALVQQMAATMNRPMEMRFYQYEKENELVGGLQFRTYQVFELPNASTEAQAGSGSQPVTETPSGEVVDLGESIVIASRSSLTPFAAGPLLDDGRKYVQDYSAKYFAVRFYPNGTTNLPKNISNSYLTLISDSDVEKDPPANFYTIQVDPYTGKARPYRP, encoded by the coding sequence ATGAAACTCTCATCTTCTTTCCACTCTAAAAAAGCGAGGGCTCTTCGAAACCCCGCATCCCTACAGCGTTCCGCGGCCTTTACCTTGATTGAGATGCTACTCGTGGTGGCAATCATCGGGATTCTCGTTGGACTCGCCACTCCTACGCTGTTCCGAACCTTGCAGGGCAACCGCCTTACCACAGCAGGCGAGCGGCTGCTCAATCAGATCGCCCTCGTCCAGCAGATGGCAGCCACCATGAATCGACCCATGGAGATGCGGTTTTATCAATACGAGAAGGAAAATGAACTGGTGGGTGGACTGCAGTTCCGCACCTACCAGGTGTTTGAGTTGCCGAATGCCTCTACGGAGGCTCAAGCAGGGTCGGGCAGTCAGCCTGTGACAGAAACCCCTTCTGGAGAAGTGGTGGATTTGGGAGAGAGCATTGTCATCGCTTCCAGGAGCAGCTTGACCCCGTTTGCCGCAGGTCCCTTGCTTGATGATGGGAGAAAGTATGTGCAGGACTATTCCGCGAAATACTTCGCCGTCCGTTTCTATCCCAACGGCACCACCAATCTCCCGAAGAACATCAGCAATTCCTACCTGACATTGATTTCGGACTCCGATGTAGAGAAAGATCCGCCTGCGAATTTTTACACGATCCAAGTGGACCCCTACACAGGGAAAGCCCGTCCTTACCGGCCTTGA
- a CDS encoding 4Fe-4S dicluster domain-containing protein, whose translation MSSDSNSGCGKEDCGCVSRRTVMKGVGVTLGAAAFARAIAPLTEWAQNISADEFLQKHYKELSLIDLKVVLRRLEKETKEHYGADVTISDTKPQEGVKFGYALNLSVCNGCRKCAEACHLENNHDRPSNQSYIRVFEMQKGSMDMEQGNAHYDKPVPQPDKFYMPVQCQQCEHPPCVDVCPVEATWKEPDGIVVVDYNWCIGCRYCEAACPYHARRFNWTKPVIPKEEINPDQGYLSNRIRPQGTMEKCTFCLHRTRNGRLPACLEACPTGARVFGNLLDPNSEIRWVLEHKRVFILKEDLGLKPQFFYFFDS comes from the coding sequence ATGAGCAGCGACAGCAACAGCGGTTGTGGCAAGGAAGATTGCGGATGCGTTTCCCGACGCACCGTGATGAAAGGCGTAGGTGTGACCCTCGGGGCTGCGGCCTTCGCGCGGGCTATTGCGCCACTCACGGAATGGGCGCAGAACATCTCTGCGGATGAGTTTCTACAGAAGCACTACAAGGAGCTGTCGCTGATCGATTTGAAAGTGGTGCTACGGCGACTCGAGAAGGAGACGAAGGAGCACTATGGCGCGGATGTCACTATTTCAGACACGAAGCCGCAGGAGGGTGTGAAGTTTGGCTACGCGCTTAACCTGAGTGTCTGCAACGGTTGCCGGAAGTGCGCTGAGGCGTGTCATCTGGAGAACAATCACGATCGACCCTCTAATCAGTCCTACATCCGCGTCTTCGAGATGCAGAAGGGCAGTATGGACATGGAGCAGGGGAATGCTCACTACGACAAACCTGTGCCGCAGCCGGACAAGTTTTACATGCCGGTGCAGTGTCAGCAATGTGAGCACCCACCCTGTGTGGATGTGTGCCCGGTGGAGGCCACGTGGAAGGAGCCCGATGGCATAGTCGTCGTGGATTACAACTGGTGCATCGGTTGTCGCTATTGCGAGGCGGCCTGTCCTTACCATGCACGACGGTTCAACTGGACCAAGCCGGTGATTCCCAAAGAGGAGATCAATCCCGATCAGGGATACCTGAGCAACCGCATCCGGCCCCAGGGCACGATGGAGAAGTGCACCTTCTGCCTGCACCGCACGCGCAACGGACGCCTGCCAGCCTGCCTGGAGGCCTGCCCCACCGGAGCGCGTGTGTTTGGCAATCTTCTCGATCCCAATTCCGAGATCCGCTGGGTGCTGGAGCACAAGCGCGTCTTTATCCTGAAGGAGGACCTCGGCCTGAAGCCGCAGTTCTTCTACTTCTTCGACAGTTAA
- the glpK gene encoding glycerol kinase GlpK: MPYVLSLDAGTTSVRAIVFDHDGQIKAVAQKEIRQIYPKPGWVEHDPQEIWFSQISVAVEALGRARIKPSDVAAVGITNQRETTVVWDRNTGEAICNAIVWQDRRTAGMCDEVRAAGHEKMIQQRTGLLIDAYFSATKVAWMLENVPGARKKAEAGDLLFGTVDTWLVWKLTSGKHAHVTDPSNASRTMLYNIQTGEWDKKLCKLFNVPLSMLPEVRSSSEVYGEISTSLGLQGVPVAGIAGDQQAALFGQMCVKTGLSKNTYGTGCFLLQNIGTEPVVSKQRLLTTVAWQLGKKREFALEGSVFIGGAVVQWLRDGLQLVRSAQEVDMLANSVPDSGGVVVVPAFAGLGAPHWDAYARGTIVGITRDTSAAHLARAALEGVAFQIADLMDAIVADTGKKLPELRVDGGASRSEPLMQFQADLLGVPVVRPMVIETTALGAAYLAGLAVGFWKNTGEISGQWQVDKTFEPKMPKARVQELRERWNEALRRAQGWERQESRLARKKPARKSARMK; the protein is encoded by the coding sequence ATGCCCTACGTTCTCTCTCTTGATGCCGGCACCACGAGTGTGCGTGCCATTGTGTTTGATCACGACGGCCAGATCAAAGCGGTCGCCCAGAAGGAAATCCGTCAGATCTATCCCAAGCCTGGCTGGGTGGAGCATGATCCCCAGGAGATCTGGTTCTCCCAGATTTCAGTGGCTGTGGAAGCTCTGGGGAGAGCCAGAATCAAGCCCAGTGATGTGGCGGCAGTGGGGATCACAAACCAACGGGAGACCACCGTCGTGTGGGATCGCAATACGGGCGAGGCTATTTGCAATGCCATCGTCTGGCAGGATCGGCGCACGGCGGGCATGTGCGATGAGGTTCGCGCTGCTGGCCATGAGAAGATGATCCAGCAGCGCACAGGTCTGCTCATCGATGCCTACTTTTCCGCCACGAAAGTCGCCTGGATGCTGGAGAATGTACCTGGGGCACGCAAGAAGGCAGAGGCAGGTGACCTGCTCTTTGGCACGGTAGACACGTGGCTCGTGTGGAAGCTCACCAGTGGCAAGCATGCGCATGTCACGGACCCGAGCAATGCCTCTCGCACCATGCTCTACAACATCCAGACGGGTGAATGGGACAAGAAGCTCTGCAAGCTTTTCAATGTGCCGCTGAGCATGCTGCCCGAAGTGCGCTCTTCGAGTGAGGTGTATGGAGAGATCAGCACCTCGCTTGGTTTGCAGGGAGTTCCTGTGGCGGGCATCGCGGGAGATCAACAGGCGGCGCTCTTTGGTCAGATGTGTGTGAAAACTGGCTTGAGCAAGAACACCTATGGTACGGGCTGCTTCCTGCTGCAGAACATCGGCACCGAGCCGGTCGTTTCCAAACAAAGGTTGCTCACGACGGTCGCGTGGCAACTGGGCAAGAAGCGCGAGTTTGCCCTGGAGGGTAGCGTCTTCATCGGCGGCGCGGTGGTGCAGTGGTTGCGTGATGGTCTGCAATTGGTGCGTTCCGCGCAGGAGGTGGATATGTTGGCAAACTCGGTGCCGGACAGCGGTGGGGTTGTCGTGGTGCCGGCGTTCGCGGGTCTCGGTGCTCCGCATTGGGATGCCTATGCGCGTGGCACCATTGTCGGCATTACTCGTGACACCAGTGCGGCTCACCTCGCACGTGCTGCATTGGAAGGCGTGGCGTTTCAGATTGCTGATCTCATGGATGCCATCGTGGCGGACACCGGGAAGAAATTGCCGGAGCTTCGTGTCGATGGCGGTGCTTCCAGGAGTGAGCCGCTGATGCAGTTTCAGGCGGATCTGCTCGGTGTTCCTGTAGTGCGTCCGATGGTCATCGAGACCACGGCGCTCGGTGCGGCCTATCTTGCGGGGCTGGCTGTGGGCTTCTGGAAGAATACAGGCGAGATCTCCGGCCAGTGGCAGGTCGACAAGACCTTTGAGCCGAAGATGCCCAAGGCGAGAGTTCAAGAGCTGAGGGAGCGATGGAATGAAGCCCTGCGGCGCGCGCAGGGCTGGGAACGTCAGGAGTCCAGGCTTGCTCGGAAGAAGCCAGCCAGAAAGTCCGCGAGAATGAAATGA
- a CDS encoding nitrate reductase cytochrome c-type subunit, whose amino-acid sequence MSPLTPAEKARRAKWLKVGGVVLVTTAVSGFFMGLLQTRSQLNLTVPLQIVTDPRDLTEVPPGGVPVAVSYAKQDWLRDGSNAQWRNDLTKLIQPPPPPGPLKPATDEQRAQAITKRAQRRAFDGAPPVVPHPITQESSASCLACHGPGLMVGDRSASRISHAHFSSCTQCHVPGGGTQLHTTDGNLMAEFGQGNTFQGIESHGKGTRAWPGAPPTIPHPTLMRSDCMSCHGPIGLVGLRTSHPERQQCVQCHVPTQPGLPAGFFTAWTLWASEKLVQEEAGE is encoded by the coding sequence ATGTCTCCGCTCACACCAGCTGAAAAAGCACGCCGCGCAAAGTGGCTGAAGGTGGGTGGCGTCGTGCTGGTGACCACCGCCGTAAGCGGCTTCTTCATGGGACTGCTGCAGACGCGATCGCAATTGAACCTGACGGTGCCGCTGCAGATCGTGACAGATCCGCGGGATCTCACCGAGGTTCCGCCGGGTGGTGTCCCGGTCGCGGTGTCTTACGCGAAACAAGACTGGCTGCGCGATGGCAGCAATGCGCAGTGGCGCAATGATCTGACCAAGCTCATCCAACCGCCACCGCCTCCAGGGCCATTGAAACCTGCAACAGATGAGCAACGTGCCCAAGCTATAACCAAGCGCGCACAACGACGTGCGTTTGATGGAGCTCCTCCCGTGGTGCCTCACCCGATCACGCAGGAATCATCTGCGTCCTGTCTGGCGTGTCATGGACCAGGACTGATGGTCGGTGACAGGAGCGCTTCCAGAATCAGCCATGCACATTTCTCGAGCTGCACCCAATGCCATGTGCCAGGTGGTGGAACACAACTGCACACCACGGACGGGAACCTGATGGCAGAATTCGGCCAAGGGAACACTTTTCAAGGAATAGAGTCCCACGGCAAGGGTACACGCGCCTGGCCCGGCGCTCCACCCACCATCCCACATCCCACCCTGATGCGCTCAGACTGCATGAGCTGCCACGGGCCGATAGGCCTCGTGGGGCTGCGCACAAGTCACCCGGAGCGGCAACAGTGTGTGCAGTGTCATGTGCCCACCCAACCCGGGCTGCCGGCTGGGTTCTTCACCGCGTGGACACTTTGGGCCTCAGAGAAACTAGTGCAGGAGGAAGCAGGCGAATGA
- a CDS encoding dihydrodipicolinate synthase family protein yields MNPEIRALLDKGVAIPAHPLALNSARKLDERRQRALSRYYIAAGVRGLAVGVHTTQFAIRDPRVGLYEPVLALAAEEMNRAARPLVRIAGVCGETQQAVVEAQTCEKLGYHAVLLSLAAMREASEDALIAHCRAVAEVMPVVGFYLQPSVGGRVLGFSFWRRFSEIENVVAIKIAPFNRYQTLDVVRAVVEAGRDDIALYTGNDDNIIADFLTPYSFGGKARRIVGGLLGHWSVWAQRAVEYHERTRGSEPTGELLRLGVEVTDCNAAFFDAANHYHGCIAGLHEVLRRQGLLEGIWCLDVNEGLSPGQRDEIDRVYQAYPHLNDDAFIAEHRDVWLGA; encoded by the coding sequence ATGAATCCGGAAATTCGCGCGCTATTGGACAAGGGTGTCGCCATCCCTGCGCATCCGCTCGCCTTGAATTCCGCGCGGAAGCTGGATGAGCGGCGCCAGCGCGCGCTTTCGCGATACTACATCGCGGCTGGCGTGAGGGGGCTTGCCGTGGGAGTGCACACCACGCAGTTCGCCATTCGTGATCCACGTGTGGGCTTGTATGAACCAGTGCTGGCTCTGGCTGCCGAGGAGATGAATCGGGCTGCTCGACCATTGGTGCGCATCGCAGGCGTGTGTGGTGAAACTCAGCAGGCGGTTGTTGAGGCGCAGACGTGTGAGAAGCTGGGCTATCACGCGGTGTTGCTGAGTCTCGCGGCGATGCGCGAGGCAAGTGAAGATGCGTTGATCGCCCATTGCCGTGCGGTGGCAGAGGTCATGCCCGTAGTGGGCTTTTATCTTCAGCCCAGTGTCGGGGGGCGCGTGCTGGGGTTCTCTTTCTGGCGTCGGTTTTCGGAGATTGAAAACGTGGTGGCCATCAAGATTGCACCTTTTAACCGGTATCAGACGCTCGACGTGGTTCGAGCGGTCGTAGAAGCAGGACGTGATGACATTGCCCTCTACACGGGGAACGATGACAACATCATTGCGGACTTCCTTACGCCCTACTCCTTTGGCGGCAAAGCGCGGAGGATCGTGGGTGGATTACTCGGGCACTGGTCGGTATGGGCTCAGCGTGCCGTGGAATACCATGAGCGTACGCGAGGTTCGGAGCCGACAGGAGAGTTGCTGCGACTGGGTGTGGAAGTGACTGACTGCAATGCGGCCTTCTTCGATGCGGCAAATCATTACCACGGTTGTATTGCAGGTCTCCATGAGGTGCTCCGTCGACAAGGATTGCTGGAGGGCATCTGGTGCCTCGATGTAAACGAAGGTTTGAGCCCGGGGCAGAGGGATGAGATTGACCGGGTGTATCAGGCATATCCGCATCTCAATGATGATGCGTTTATCGCAGAGCATCGGGACGTGTGGTTGGGGGCTTGA
- a CDS encoding cytochrome c3 family protein, producing the protein MVDAHGKAVGIACVNCHATAKPNPQINRGDQLLKFHQGLHSAHGSLTCLSCHNAADYGSLRLADSRRVEFKDVMQLCGQCHGHQLESYKHGAHGGMNGHWDLTRGPRTRNTCTNCHDPHAPKFPLVQPIFPPRDRISVPLPERPVQKTHEYLPTKP; encoded by the coding sequence ATGGTAGATGCGCACGGCAAGGCGGTGGGGATCGCGTGTGTGAATTGTCATGCGACAGCCAAGCCCAACCCCCAGATCAATCGGGGTGATCAGCTTCTGAAGTTTCACCAGGGACTTCATTCCGCCCATGGCAGCCTTACGTGTTTGAGTTGCCACAATGCCGCGGACTACGGTTCCCTTCGCCTGGCAGACAGCCGCCGGGTCGAGTTCAAGGATGTGATGCAACTGTGTGGCCAGTGCCATGGGCACCAGCTCGAAAGCTACAAGCACGGCGCCCACGGCGGGATGAATGGCCATTGGGATCTGACGCGCGGCCCACGCACGCGCAACACGTGTACGAACTGTCACGATCCTCATGCACCCAAGTTCCCTCTGGTGCAGCCCATCTTTCCGCCGAGGGACCGGATCTCCGTGCCCCTGCCAGAGCGCCCGGTGCAGAAGACTCACGAATACCTCCCGACGAAACCATGA
- a CDS encoding NAD(P)-dependent oxidoreductase gives MQEPADVAELEDLLSLPTAGVCETLGALEGDVAILGAGGKMGLTLARMVRRGLDEVGQRERRVFAVSRFSDIRARVELEGHGVTVIPCDLLDRSAVQALPDAPNVIFMAGQKFGTSEAPELTWVMNTLVPANVAERYAGSRIVVFSTGCVYPLVPLGGPGSREEDALDPPGEYAATCVGRERVFAHFAKQHGTKVLFFRLCYANDLRYGVLLDIAQKVANGLPVDVSMGAVHVIWQGDANARAIQCLAHAANPPLALNVTGLERVSVRWLAEQFGELLGKKATFSRVEGERAWLWDASRSYEWFGAPEVSLEAMMQATAQWLRQGGATISKPTHFEATDGKF, from the coding sequence ATGCAAGAACCTGCCGACGTCGCCGAACTTGAAGACCTTCTGAGCCTGCCCACCGCTGGAGTGTGTGAAACGCTCGGCGCGCTGGAGGGCGATGTGGCGATACTTGGGGCTGGAGGCAAGATGGGACTGACACTGGCGCGCATGGTGCGTCGTGGGTTGGACGAGGTCGGTCAGCGTGAAAGGCGGGTCTTCGCGGTATCGCGTTTTTCAGATATCAGGGCACGGGTGGAACTCGAAGGTCACGGCGTCACGGTGATCCCATGTGATCTCCTGGATCGCTCTGCAGTACAAGCCTTGCCTGATGCGCCCAATGTGATCTTCATGGCGGGACAGAAGTTTGGCACGAGCGAGGCACCGGAACTCACCTGGGTGATGAATACACTCGTGCCGGCGAATGTGGCCGAGCGCTATGCCGGATCTCGCATCGTGGTCTTTTCCACGGGTTGTGTGTATCCTCTGGTGCCGCTGGGAGGTCCGGGATCTCGCGAAGAGGATGCATTGGATCCTCCCGGTGAATATGCGGCAACCTGTGTGGGTCGTGAGCGGGTCTTTGCCCACTTTGCAAAACAGCATGGCACGAAGGTGCTCTTCTTCCGCCTGTGCTATGCGAACGATTTGAGATACGGAGTGCTGCTGGACATTGCACAGAAGGTGGCAAATGGACTGCCCGTGGACGTGAGCATGGGGGCGGTGCACGTGATCTGGCAGGGGGATGCGAATGCGCGTGCCATCCAATGCCTGGCACACGCGGCGAATCCACCGTTGGCGCTTAATGTGACGGGGTTGGAACGTGTTTCGGTTAGGTGGCTGGCGGAGCAGTTTGGTGAATTGCTGGGAAAGAAGGCCACCTTCTCCCGAGTGGAAGGAGAGCGTGCTTGGCTCTGGGATGCATCCCGCTCGTACGAGTGGTTTGGAGCGCCTGAGGTTAGCCTGGAAGCGATGATGCAAGCAACTGCGCAATGGCTCCGGCAAGGTGGTGCTACCATCAGCAAGCCCACGCACTTCGAAGCTACAGACGGAAAATTCTGA
- a CDS encoding molybdopterin-dependent oxidoreductase, whose product MNAQLDRRELLKLSALAGAGAVAAARAGSNAAETPPPQPDASGIKWDKAPCRFCGTGCHVRVGVKDERVVAIEGDQLAEVNKGLLCVKGYHVGLALYGKDRLTRPMLRKSGKLEPISWEEAIDVIAQRIMAAPDKCAIYGSGQWTIPEGYAANKLMKAGLSNNHIEPNARLCMASAVTGFLSVYGVDEPAGAYDDLDKCDVLILWGNNMAEMHPVLFSRVIDRRTRGDKLTVIDLGTRRTRSSEFADHYFEFKPNGDLAIANGIAHLLLKNGTYDKEFIERHCNFRQDKTAAALHGEVMTFEEYKASLAPFTPEHVAELSGVPAEKIQMLADLFGRRDIRITSTWCMGFNQHNRATDINRLCHSIHLLSGHFGKPGDAPTSLTGQPSACGTAREVGTMCHFLPGGRLVENAEHRADSENLWNVPAGRIKPKMGYHTVLMWEKFCTPTDKGGDISTVWVQVTNPGQSLPNLHKLFKAKRGLEDKFLIVSDVYPTATTELADLILPSAMWVEKNGIYGNSERRTQQWFKMVNPPGEARDDAWQNIAVARKLFDLGHPGMKDKDGKFLFTFKDEAGKEVPAWEWSHYHDINIDKALFEEYRPFSRLKHKDLAPYEEYVKARGLRWPVVQQPDGSWRETRFRFVEFDDPYVKKGTGIQFYHSTTKDDRAQVWFAPHTPPAEIPDAEFPFWLCTGRVLEHWHTGTMTMRIPQLHGAMPFAYVEMHAADARERDISNGDSVLVKTRRGELRLPVWVDGRAHPPRGTLFIPFFDERLLCNLLTLDVTCPISKEPDYKKCAATVTKAGLAASTGSI is encoded by the coding sequence ATGAATGCGCAACTTGATCGCCGCGAGCTTTTGAAACTCTCGGCGCTTGCTGGAGCTGGAGCCGTGGCCGCAGCACGCGCGGGCTCCAACGCGGCCGAAACGCCGCCACCTCAGCCGGACGCAAGTGGCATCAAGTGGGACAAGGCACCCTGCCGCTTCTGCGGGACGGGGTGCCACGTGCGTGTGGGCGTGAAGGATGAGCGGGTGGTGGCCATCGAGGGAGACCAGCTCGCCGAGGTAAATAAGGGTCTGCTGTGCGTGAAGGGATACCACGTGGGGCTGGCGCTCTACGGCAAGGATCGCCTCACGCGGCCGATGCTCCGCAAGAGCGGAAAATTGGAGCCCATCTCATGGGAGGAAGCCATCGACGTGATAGCACAGCGCATCATGGCAGCGCCGGACAAGTGTGCAATCTATGGCTCGGGGCAGTGGACCATTCCCGAGGGCTATGCAGCCAACAAGCTCATGAAGGCCGGGCTTTCCAACAACCACATCGAACCCAATGCGCGCCTCTGCATGGCCAGTGCCGTGACGGGATTTCTCAGTGTGTATGGCGTGGACGAGCCCGCTGGCGCCTACGATGACCTGGACAAGTGCGATGTGCTGATTCTCTGGGGAAACAACATGGCCGAGATGCACCCGGTGCTCTTCAGCAGGGTCATCGATCGTCGCACTCGCGGAGACAAGCTGACTGTCATCGACCTAGGAACCCGACGCACACGCAGCTCGGAGTTTGCAGATCACTATTTCGAGTTCAAGCCAAACGGTGACCTCGCCATCGCCAACGGCATCGCCCATCTGCTGCTGAAGAATGGCACCTATGACAAGGAATTCATCGAACGGCACTGCAACTTCCGCCAGGACAAGACTGCAGCGGCCCTCCATGGCGAAGTCATGACCTTTGAGGAATACAAGGCCTCGCTCGCGCCCTTCACGCCCGAGCATGTGGCCGAGCTGTCGGGCGTACCTGCTGAGAAGATCCAGATGCTTGCCGATCTTTTCGGCAGACGGGACATCCGCATCACCAGCACCTGGTGCATGGGGTTCAACCAGCACAACCGTGCGACGGACATCAATCGCCTGTGTCATTCCATCCACCTGCTGAGCGGCCATTTCGGAAAGCCGGGAGATGCACCCACCTCGCTGACGGGGCAGCCCAGCGCCTGCGGTACAGCTCGTGAGGTTGGCACCATGTGCCACTTCCTCCCGGGCGGCAGACTCGTGGAGAATGCGGAACATCGCGCGGACTCGGAGAACCTCTGGAATGTTCCCGCAGGACGCATCAAACCGAAGATGGGCTACCACACCGTGCTGATGTGGGAAAAATTCTGCACGCCCACGGACAAGGGCGGCGACATCAGCACCGTGTGGGTGCAGGTGACCAATCCCGGTCAGTCACTGCCGAACCTTCACAAACTGTTCAAGGCGAAAAGGGGACTGGAGGACAAGTTCCTCATCGTCTCTGACGTGTACCCCACGGCCACCACCGAGTTGGCGGACCTCATTCTCCCCTCCGCAATGTGGGTGGAGAAGAATGGTATCTACGGCAACTCGGAAAGGCGCACGCAGCAGTGGTTCAAGATGGTGAATCCACCCGGCGAAGCGCGCGACGATGCCTGGCAGAATATCGCGGTAGCACGCAAGTTGTTTGACCTCGGACATCCCGGAATGAAGGACAAAGACGGAAAATTCCTCTTCACCTTCAAGGACGAGGCAGGGAAGGAAGTGCCAGCGTGGGAATGGTCCCACTACCATGACATCAATATCGACAAGGCGCTCTTTGAAGAATACCGGCCCTTCTCCCGGCTGAAGCACAAGGACCTGGCGCCCTATGAGGAGTATGTGAAAGCGCGAGGCCTGCGTTGGCCGGTGGTCCAGCAACCGGACGGATCCTGGCGCGAAACAAGATTCCGTTTTGTGGAGTTCGACGATCCCTACGTGAAGAAGGGCACGGGGATCCAGTTCTACCATTCCACCACCAAGGATGACCGTGCGCAGGTGTGGTTTGCACCTCACACACCACCTGCGGAGATCCCCGATGCGGAATTCCCCTTCTGGCTGTGCACGGGCCGGGTGCTGGAGCACTGGCATACTGGCACCATGACCATGCGCATTCCCCAGCTACACGGTGCCATGCCATTCGCGTATGTGGAAATGCATGCGGCAGACGCGAGGGAGCGCGATATCAGCAATGGTGACTCGGTGCTCGTGAAGACACGACGGGGTGAGCTACGGCTGCCGGTGTGGGTGGACGGTCGCGCCCATCCACCGCGAGGCACGTTGTTCATTCCCTTCTTTGATGAACGTCTGCTCTGCAATCTGCTCACCCTGGATGTGACATGCCCGATATCCAAGGAGCCGGACTACAAGAAGTGTGCAGCCACCGTCACCAAAGCAGGACTCGCCGCCAGCACGGGATCCATTTGA